The sequence AGCGCTTGCCAAGGAGAATGCTTTGTAAAGGAATACATAGAATAAGAAACTTCCCAAAAAGCCCAGAAATGACATTAAGATATAATCTTTGATTGAGTATTTTTTTAAAACCCTTATGCCATTTTGAGAAAATAGATATATGCCAAGTATAGAAGCTGAGATTATATTTGAGAAAAATAACATAGCATAGTTATTCATCCCCTTGAGAATTTCTTTTGAGGCTATAGGTATAAATGCCCAAGATGTTATACAGATAAAAACAGCGATTAGGGCTTTAATCATCCAATGGTTGTGCTTCATCAATAATCAAGATAGGTATATCATCTTCTATAGGGTATTTTAACTTGCATCTTTCGCAGATTAGAAACTTGCCATCTTTGTCTAATTTTAAATCTCCTTTACATTTGGGGCATGCTATTATGTCAAGTAGCTCTTTTTTTATCATAGTCCCTCCCAAACCATCTGTTTTAGTTTATC comes from Hippea maritima DSM 10411 and encodes:
- a CDS encoding Trm112 family protein produces the protein MIKKELLDIIACPKCKGDLKLDKDGKFLICERCKLKYPIEDDIPILIIDEAQPLDD